The DNA region GTTCCAGAGGGCTATCATGGCGGTTATCACGGCGAGGGTTCCCCAGCCCATTACAAGCGACTCCGTCCAGCTTCCATAGTAGGCGAGGACTAGGTATGCCCCGGCGGCTGAGGCGAGGACCCCTTCTATGGCGCCTGCTACTTTTCTGACCCAATACACGTCTACGCCGATTAGGTCGAGGGAGGCGGGGTCGTCTCCCGAGGCCCTTATGGCGAGACCCAGCCTCGTGCGGAGCATGATGTGTATGGCTACCGCGAGGGCGGTGGCCGCGGCGAAGGCTTCGACGCCGGTAATGGGGGGCTTTTCAAAGGGCTTGCCGACGGCGGGCTGGGCGAGCTGGGAGCCGATGCCGTATGCCGCCATGGTGAAGGCGAAGCCGAGGAGGATTTGGTTGAGCGCCATGTCGTTGGAGAGGTAGTAGTAGAGGAGGTTGTAGGCGGTGCCCACGGCAAGCGCGGCGATGTAGCCCCACGGAGGGCCCAGGGCGGCGGCTACTGCGGCTGATAGGTAGACCACGCCTTCTAGGCCTAGGTTGAGCACTCCGGCTCTCTGACCCACCACCGCGCCTAGTGTGGCTAGGAGGATGGGGACGGCTCCTTTGGCCGCGCCTAGTGCGAGGGCTTCTAGCGCCATACTAACCTGTAGCGGTGTAGGACGTAACCTGCGAGGCCCCAGGCCATGGCCGTGCCGACGAGGGCGTTTGCCACTTGGGCGGGGAGGCCGAGGATTTTTAGGTTTATCGCCACTTGGTAGAGCCAGGCGATGTAGAGCGAGGCGGCGGCCGAGCCGATGGGGTGGAGGGCGCCAAGCCACGCCGCGGATATGCCGTAGAGGCCGAAGCCTGTGCTCACCTGCTGGAGGGTCATATATCTCCCCGCCTCTCTTGTCATGATCTCGACCGCTCCTCCTATTCCCGACGCCGCACCGCTGAGCAGAAGAGCTAGCAGGACGTAGAACCTCGGCGAGCGCCCGGCGTATTTAACAACCTCCTCGCCCGATGCCAGTAGGCGTAGTGTTAGGCCTAGTCTTGTCCGGTACAGCGCGGCGACTCCAGCCATCACTGCGGCGAAGATGGCGGCAGCCGCGGCTATTGACAAGGCTGGGGCCTCGTACGTAGCTATGAAGCCCCTCATGCCGGGGTCTCTTAGAGGCCCTTCTATGAAGTACCTGGCGACGTATACGGCGGCTAGGGAGAGGAGGAAGGTTGTAACGGCTTCGTTGACTTCGGCGAGGGCTCTCAGAAGGGCCGGGGCTAAGGCCCAGGCAGCTGCCGCCGCTGTGGCCGCGGCGAGGGCCTCTGCGGGGTTTTGGGACGCCACAGCGGCCAGGGCGCCCAACACCGCCTGTCCTTCTTGGCCGATGTTCCAGAGGCCTGAGCGGTAGGATAAGAGGCTAGCAGCGGCTATTATGCCGACTACCACGAAGATCCTGGACACTAGCCACGGGTCTACTGTGGTGAGGGCTTGGAGGGCTTTTTCGGGATTTCCGGTAAAGGCGAGGACGACAGCGATGGAGGTGGCCAGGGACCCCGCGGCGGCGTATAGATAGGAAAGCGGCGAGGGGTTGGGCCTCTGGACTAGCCTCATTGTGTCATCGCCTCGGCTATTTCGCCGATGTCGAAGGGGGGCTCGAAGGACGCAACGATGCGGCCTCTGGACATGACGTATATCCTGTCAGCCTTCTCCACGGCCTCCTCCACGTCTTCTAGGCTGACCACGGCGCCGCCGGTCACAGCGCTTCTCACCAGGGCGTAGAACTTCTCCGAAGTATCGGCGTCAAGGCCTCTGGTGGGGTAAGACGCTATCAAGACGTAGGGTTTTCTGAGCCACACCTCCCTGGCTAGGATTACCTTCTGCTGGTTGCCTCCGGAGAGGGCGGCCACCCTGGCGCTTGGCGTCGGGAAGTCTATGTCCAGCTCATTCTTGGCCTCTTGGAGCGCCTCCACGCAGTTTTTAACACACCTAATCTTAAAGTTGTCGAGTACGGACAGCTCCTTAGCCAATGCGCGCCACCTATCCTCGGGGACGTAGGCGACGCCTTTTTTTAAAAACTCGGCAAAGGGCCGCCCCGTAAGCTCCTGGCCGTCGAGGAATATCCTGCCGCCTGTGGGCTTTTTGAAGCCGGCTAGTAGCTCCATCAGCTCTTCTTGGCCGTTTCCCGCAACGCCGAGAACCGCGACAACCTCCCCCCTCCTCAGCTCTATGGTGGCTTCCCTTACTCTGCCCCCCTTGAGGCCCTCAGCGCGGTATATCACCTCGCTTGTGGCGCGGCTCGCTTTGTGGACCCGGCGCTTCACAGAGGCCTCGAACATGGCGGCGAGGAGGGCGTCTTCGTCAAACGGCCTCTCGTATGTGGCTATTTTCTTCCCCCGCCTCAGCACGGTGATTCTGTCGGACACCTCCACCGCCTCCCTGATCTTGTGTGTGACGAATACCACAGCCTTTCCCATCTCCGCAAGCCGCCTCACCACTGCCAAAAGCGACTTCACCTCCCTGGGGCTGAGAAGAGCCGTCGGCTCGTCCATGAGGAGGACATCGCTTTCCCTCGCCAGGGACTTCACTATCTCTAGCCTCTGCCGCTGGCCCACGGTGAGCTCCGCCACGTAGCGCCGCATGTCTATCTCTACGCCGAGCTGTTCAGCGATTTTTTCGGCTTTTTCCACGTCTATGCCGGCTAGTCTGAGGTTCTCCTCTACGGTGAGGCTCTCCACCAGGGCGAAGTGTTGGGATATCAGTGATATACCCAGCTTGGCGGCGTGCCGGGGGGAGTGGATTGTGATCCTCCTCCCCCTTAAATATATCTCGCCGCGGTCGGGGGCATATACGCCGTAGAGTATTGAGATGAGGGTGGACTTCCCGGCCCCGTTCTCGCCTAAGAGGCTGTGGACTTCACCTTTATTTACCTCGAGGTCTACCCCGTCTAGGGCTACGACGCCGGGAAAAAACTTTGTAATACCGACAGCCCTAAGCGCGGGTTCGGCTTGTTGTGGCATCTACGAGGGTAGCTGGCGGTAGCCCTCCACGTACCAATCCATGTTGTAGAGCTCGTCTTTGCTCAGCCTCGCCCTGTCCGGCACCCTCACTTTGCCCTGCATGTCTCTTACGGGGCCCGTGAACGGGTCCCAGACGCCTTCTATGATCTGCCTCCTCCTCTCCTCGACGTATTTCCTCACCTCGTCCGGCACAGCTGGGTTTAGGGGGAGTATGTCTGCTGGGTTTTTCTTGTAGTCGTAGTAGGCGTAGGAGTTCTTCATGCTCCACCAGTAGTCTCTGGGCCTTTCAGGTGGCCATTCAGACCAGATTGACAGCACGCCGGATATCCACGCCAGGTATGCCCTAATCGCCATCTCCACGTATAGCGGCCCCCAGTTTACTATCTGCCCAGTGAGGTTGGCGTTGGGGCCGTACTGGGACATGTCGCTGTAGTGGGAGAAGGACCACACCTTCTTTCCCTGCTTCTGGTAGTTCTCGGCAGCTTGGAGGACTGCGGGGGAGTCCTCTGTAAACGCGAGCACGTCAACGCCGTTGGTGTCGACGAGCGCCTGGGCGGCTCTTGTGGCGTTTTCGGGGGCGTACCACGCGCCGAGGCCCACCACGTCCATCTGCACATTTGGGTTGACCTCGCGGGCGCCGATCAGAAAGGCGTTCATGTGCCGGATGATCTCGGGCAACTTGGGGAACGCGGCGACGTAACCCAGCCTATTTGTCTTCGTCATC from Pyrobaculum arsenaticum DSM 13514 includes:
- a CDS encoding ABC transporter permease; this translates as MALEALALGAAKGAVPILLATLGAVVGQRAGVLNLGLEGVVYLSAAVAAALGPPWGYIAALAVGTAYNLLYYYLSNDMALNQILLGFAFTMAAYGIGSQLAQPAVGKPFEKPPITGVEAFAAATALAVAIHIMLRTRLGLAIRASGDDPASLDLIGVDVYWVRKVAGAIEGVLASAAGAYLVLAYYGSWTESLVMGWGTLAVITAMIALWNPIAAIGASLVPSLFITLSYALQSYLQASPHLLNTVPYLVSIAVLVAVQLATRKTRGKTPAPRWLAKPYIREER
- a CDS encoding ABC transporter permease subunit produces the protein MRLVQRPNPSPLSYLYAAAGSLATSIAVVLAFTGNPEKALQALTTVDPWLVSRIFVVVGIIAAASLLSYRSGLWNIGQEGQAVLGALAAVASQNPAEALAAATAAAAAWALAPALLRALAEVNEAVTTFLLSLAAVYVARYFIEGPLRDPGMRGFIATYEAPALSIAAAAAIFAAVMAGVAALYRTRLGLTLRLLASGEEVVKYAGRSPRFYVLLALLLSGAASGIGGAVEIMTREAGRYMTLQQVSTGFGLYGISAAWLGALHPIGSAAASLYIAWLYQVAINLKILGLPAQVANALVGTAMAWGLAGYVLHRYRLVWR
- a CDS encoding ABC transporter ATP-binding protein, which encodes MPQQAEPALRAVGITKFFPGVVALDGVDLEVNKGEVHSLLGENGAGKSTLISILYGVYAPDRGEIYLRGRRITIHSPRHAAKLGISLISQHFALVESLTVEENLRLAGIDVEKAEKIAEQLGVEIDMRRYVAELTVGQRQRLEIVKSLARESDVLLMDEPTALLSPREVKSLLAVVRRLAEMGKAVVFVTHKIREAVEVSDRITVLRRGKKIATYERPFDEDALLAAMFEASVKRRVHKASRATSEVIYRAEGLKGGRVREATIELRRGEVVAVLGVAGNGQEELMELLAGFKKPTGGRIFLDGQELTGRPFAEFLKKGVAYVPEDRWRALAKELSVLDNFKIRCVKNCVEALQEAKNELDIDFPTPSARVAALSGGNQQKVILAREVWLRKPYVLIASYPTRGLDADTSEKFYALVRSAVTGGAVVSLEDVEEAVEKADRIYVMSRGRIVASFEPPFDIGEIAEAMTQ
- a CDS encoding BMP family ABC transporter substrate-binding protein, whose protein sequence is MSTTRRDWLKVVASFATGAVLGAAGGYYAGLQSIKKAVEKTTTSTTVAEAPKTQIGLPKMKIHFIYVGPVGDYGWTHAHDQGRKFLERTLCPDPNKWCIVETSYTESVPEEQAYSYVKNAVSGGAHMVITTSYGFMDGTKKAAAEYPDRFFAHCSGYFKDQQEWSRLQNFAEYFIDLYEAYYLNGIVAGKMTKTNRLGYVAAFPKLPEIIRHMNAFLIGAREVNPNVQMDVVGLGAWYAPENATRAAQALVDTNGVDVLAFTEDSPAVLQAAENYQKQGKKVWSFSHYSDMSQYGPNANLTGQIVNWGPLYVEMAIRAYLAWISGVLSIWSEWPPERPRDYWWSMKNSYAYYDYKKNPADILPLNPAVPDEVRKYVEERRRQIIEGVWDPFTGPVRDMQGKVRVPDRARLSKDELYNMDWYVEGYRQLPS